A region from the Bactrocera dorsalis isolate Fly_Bdor chromosome 1, ASM2337382v1, whole genome shotgun sequence genome encodes:
- the LOC105223759 gene encoding putative nuclease HARBI1 isoform X2 — protein MYVLNKIKDKFHCRMSSSITPMLKLCAALRFFAHGSYQQAIGNEFQLGLAQPTVSLILKEIIPILENEICRTHISVDMSEEEKQQARSKFYSRSGIPNVIGCIDGTHIAIYAPTTNKHLYLNRKGFFSINAMIACDHDMNIRFVDARYAGSTHDSFVWNNSSLKACLEAAHQNGDQNSIYLGDSGYPLSPYLLTPFRHAESGTRESIFNKKHAKARNVVERTIGVLKCRFRCLLSDRKMRYDPAKVTSVINICCALHNICKKFRIGDPEEAETFFDAVVPLEPINENGNGSPGERRRRQIADALM, from the exons atgtatgtgctgaATAAAATCAAAGACAAATTTCATTGTCGGATGTCGTCTTCCATAACGCCCATGTTAAAATTGTGTGCCGCACTCAGATTTTTTGCACATGGCAGTTACCAACAAGCTATAGGGAATGAATTTCAGTTGGGACTTGCTCAACCAACAGTTTCCCTTATTTTAAAAGAGATCATACccattttggaaaatgaaatttgtcGTACCCATATAAGCGTAGATATgagtgaagaagaaaagcagCAGGCAAGGAGCAAATTTTATTCAAGATCGGGAATACCAAATGTAATAGGCTGCATCGATGGAACCCATATTGCGATTTATGCTCCTACCACAAACAAACACCTCTATCTAAACAGAAAAGgattttttagcataaatgcaatgatt gcTTGTGATCATGATATGAATATCCGTTTTGTGGATGCTAGATATGCTGGTTCTACACACGATTCGTTCGTATGGAACAATAGTTCTCTGAAGGCATGTTTAGAGGCAGCGCATCAAAATGGAGATCAGAACTCTATTTATTTAG GTGACTCCGGATACCCACTAAGCCCTTATTTATTAACACCTTTCCGTCATGCAGAATCTGGAACTAGGGAgtcaatttttaataagaagCACGCGAAAGCGAGAAATGTTGTTGAACGTACGATTGGAGTTTTGAAATGCCGTTTCAGATGTCTTCTGAGTGATAGAAAAATGCGCTACGATCCTGCTAAAGTAACATCCGTTATTAATATATGCTGCGCCTTGCacaacatttgtaaaaaatttagaatcggTGATCCGGAGGAGGCTGAAACCTTCTTTGATGCCGTTGTACCATTGGAACCAATTAATGAAAATGGCAATGGTTCACCAGGAGAGCGCCGCAGAAGACAAATTGCTGATGCTCTGATGTAA